In one window of Bombus fervidus isolate BK054 chromosome 4, iyBomFerv1, whole genome shotgun sequence DNA:
- the LOC139986334 gene encoding uncharacterized protein, with protein sequence MSNDNDYVLILDRINFPEKRFLDRSGYTYMCGKVKENDIVCRSTKASNRHCTFFHNENEVYVTDLKSAHGTFVNGVRLQPFQTIKLHLNDVIGIGYSTVANLITNNDIYAYKLRAFQLLYREDDKSVSAPLGTNSSMKKETANYKTVGDKVYKLKQNHSNSGFESQSKILKFQGQKCVSEQNNFSKMLNTIQGKDKEKSKTHDKLNAERRIDMNTPTCSTNCSDKSARFPKSKEDCRKESLKKSEKLSKPRLSGEKKTERQGKLKSGKHLHAKEQKNQVPRKCADSLPLNAMLLNILSTEVLETLRNDIMMKLKKIEEQKAASLANNREERRIFPKTKVNITTKSGNDIHLGQTIAGSGKKIATEVPTASSSRFAAADNTCSNAKATDPIKSENVSKEMATNLYHSLHDILLDLKRLYDL encoded by the exons ATGAGTAACGACAACGACTATGTACTTATATTGGACCGTATAAATTTCCCCGAGAAACGTTTTCTAGATCGATCAGGATATACA TATATGTGCGGTAAAGTCAAGGAAAATGATATAGTATGCCGAAGTACGAAAGCATCGAATCGCCACTGTACGTTTTTTCATAACGAAAATGAAGTATATGTTACAGATTTAAAG AGCGCGCATGGCACATTTGTAAACGGCGTTCGTCTACAGCCCTTTCAgacaattaaattacatttgaaCGATGTTATTGGCATTGGATATTCTACTGTTGCAAATCTAATCAcaaataatgatatttatgCGTATAAATTACGTGCATTTCAA TTGCTATACCGGGAGGATGATAAGAGCGTCAGTGCGCCTTTGGGAACTAATTCATCgatgaagaaagaaacagCTAATTATAAGACAGTAGGTGACAAAGTATATAAACTTAAACAAAATCACTCCAATTCCGGTTTCGAATCGCAAAGTAAAATCCTCAAGTTCCAAGGTCAAAAATGTGTGTcagaacaaaataatttttcaaagatgTTAAACACTATACAAG gaaaggataaagaaaaaagcaaaacACATGATAAATTAAACGCAGAGAGACGTATAGATATGAACACGCCTACATGCAGTACAAATTGCTCAGATAAATCTGCAAGATTTCCAAAATCTAAAGAAGACTGTCGAAAAGAATCTCTGAAAAAATCTGAAAAACTTTCGAAACCGCGATTAAGCGGCGAAAAAAAGACAGAACGACAAGGGAAGTTGAAATCAGGGAAACATTTACACGCAAAGGAGCAAAAGAATCAAGTGCCTCGCAAATGTGCCGATTCTCTTCCTCTTAACgcaatgttattaaatattctttctacGGAAGTGTTGGAAACATTGCGAAATGACATAATgatgaaattgaagaaaatagagGAACAAAAAGCAGCATCTTTGGCAAATAATCGCGAAGAGAGACGTATTTTTCCTAAAACGAAAGTGAATATAACGACAAAGTCTGGAAACGATATCCATCTCGGGCAGACGATCGCTGGATCCGGAAAGAAAATTGCAACGGAGGTGCCTACAGCTTCGTCTAGTCGATTTGCAGCAGCGGATAATACTTGCTCAAATGCAAAAGCGACTGACCCAATAAAAAGTGAAAACGTTTCTAAAGAAATGGCAACGAATTTATATCATTCATTGCATGATATATTATTAGATCTGAAGCGTTTGTATGATTTATAA